The nucleotide sequence AGGTTTGGACactaaaatttgttttaaactatGAAAACTTTTCATTTGTTCTCTTCCAAATTCAaatgaaacattcttttttaataaatcataaaGTGGTCCAGCAATTATTGAAAAGTTGGGAACAAATTTTCTAAAATATGAAGTAAGGCCTATGAAACTGTGTAACTGTTTAACATTTCGTGGTACTGGGTACTCTTTAATTGCACTAATATGTCGATCACTTGGTCTTATCTCATCACCATTAATTATGTAGCCTAAATGATttattttagtcattaaaaaggAGCATTTGTCAAGACGGAGATTCAATTTGTTTTGAACCAATAAGCAAAATATCTCTTTTAGAATGTCTAAGTTCTCTTCAACAGTTTTTGTTGCTATTAATAAATCATCAATATAAATTAGTAATTTGTTATGTTCCATCAAGTCCTTGAATATAGTATGAATGTATCGCATAAAAACAGATGGTGAATTGCGCAAACCAAATGGCATTTTCAAAAATTCATATTGAGCACTGGGAGTTACAAATGATGTGTATTTAATTGAAGATTCCTCTACATTAACATGATAAAAAGCACTTTTGAGATCCAAAgttgaaaaataatgtttatcTTTTTAAGTTGACAAAGTTGATCTTCAATTAGTGGGATTGGAAAATTATCCCGTAAAGTGATTTTGTTTAATGAACGATAGTCTACACATAGTCTGAAGTCATTagttttctttttaattaaaaCTATTGGTGAACTATACTCTGAATTACTCTTACGAACAATATCCTTATCTAACAAGTCATTAATTAATTCTTGTACAGCATTTTTTTCAGCATATGATAACCTACGAGGTTTATAATAAAAAGGAACATGATTTGgatctacaacaattttcatttcaCATTTAGTCATAGGTTCATTAGGTCTTTCTGGATTTACATAATCAGTCATAAAAATATCAACTAACTTTTGTCGatctaaattatttaaattaggATTGATATcaatattaatttcatttttatctacatagtCAATATGTAAAATATCATTGTCAATATTTGTATTTTCAATATCTTTAGAAGAAATCTCTACTTTATTACCTGAAAAAGATATGGTAAGTTTGTCGTTCTGCATAAAATCTCTACCTAACAGACATTTATATGGTATGGTTTCATTTGGTACAACATAAATGAGTAAATCAATAAGTATGTCATTAACTTTCATTTTAAACAACACAGAACCCAAAATTTCTAGTTTACTTTGGTTAATACCCTGGAAAGTTTTCTCAGGAATATCAGAAAATTCAAAATTGAAAGATTTTACAGTATCTAAAGTTATTAAGGATATAGCACTACCTGAATCTACAATAGAATCaatataaatagaaattttgtCCTTCAAAAGACAAATTGGTAACATATACCCACTTGCATTATGCTGTTCCACAAATAGTGCAGTGTTACTTTCTACCTTGACCTTGGGTGGATTCATCCTGAACTCATTCTTGGGGCAATTATTTCTTTGGTGATCCATTGCTCCACACGTATAACACGAACCCTTTTGTCTAGCTGGTTGAGTACATTGAACTGCGGAATGTCCAATCACATTACAGTTGAAACATCTAATAGCTTTGCTTCTAGTAGCTGGATTATTTTTAAAAGTAGGTATTCTTGGCAAGTCGTATTTTGAATGTTCACGTTTTGTATTATAGTTTTCTTTTGCATTAGGTTTCTCTCTTCTATCGCTTATTCTACATTTTCGAGCACTAACAATTCTTTCATAACTCACGATGTCTTGATACAGGGTGTCTTCATCACAATGCTCTTTTGacataataaaattacttaattCCTTACTCCACAAACCAATGGCAATTTGTTCTTTTGTTTCTTCAAATGGCAGTTCGAGTGATTTGCATAGAGAAACTTTCATATGGAAATAAATGGAAACATTCTCATTTTGATTTTGAGTACACTCTTGCATCTTTCTCCATAAATCTGTTTTATTTTGTGAAAACAGAAACGTTTTCCGGAAAGCTGTTTTGAATTTGGACCAATCTGTGATTTCTTCATTTAGGCCTATAAACCAGAACTTTGCAGCACCTTCGAGATTGCTTTTGGCTGTTTGGTATATAAATGCATCTGGCCAATTGTGTAGTACCGCTGTAGACTCAATTTGCTTTAACCATACTGCTGCTTGGCTGGAATCACCTTCACCATTAAATTTCTCAATAGTTTTAGATAAATCTGGCATTATATTAAAATTTGGTACAGGATTACTTATTGTTGACATGCTGTTTTGTAGTTGCAACATCTGAAGCATCTGTGCATTCTGTTGGAGTAATGAATTAACAAGGTTTACCATATTATCATTCGGATTCGGATTCacattattattatttgagcCGGGGCTATTCGCTTGGGGTGATAACACAGGTGGTGGTGTAGGCGGTGTACCTGGTAAGTTATTTTCGAGGTTATCCATAacgaaacataaaaaatataatttccttcTGTCCTAACAACACAGGGGGAACATAAGTATAACCCCACACCTGATTCTGTAGAAAGGATGTCTTCAatttcttaagaaataaaataatacaccATCATGGTTCACAACTTTATTCTCACCTCATGTCTTACAGTCTTCTGTCTATCATCTGTCAGCTGTCATTACCCCTTGACAACCTGACAgaacatcaaatttaaatttaaaaaaaggcgGTAACGATAAGAAGCCTAcaattagtaaaaatatagcctataaaaaagtaaaaaaattgtgtacgcgttaggtctctggatctcgtagaaccagagttatagccaatgaaatgtgacgcctcacaacccggcctaattCTTCTCGATacttctcggcgttacgagacaataccattcctatccacggcgttcggagcgagcgctgccgaagtatatataaaGAACAGGAATCCGatcacaggccagtcagtcaacgAATGAGCCGCGACGCGTAATATAATTGTACTCGATtcggatttaatgaaatgtatatattaattatcgttatgtttagttaattaaatcataaatttgagttgtaaataaattagatgtgttagttagtgttatttgtaattattaaaataaattaagtgatgtaaataaaataatataagtaagtcttcctttatttaaattaaacttagtgccaaaaaatataaataaataaaatagtagagtcaaccgcgtaacaaaatggtgcagaagtgaggatacttgaaataaatGAAATCttcggtttaaatagagtgtggaacctttaaaaaaaataaataaaatataaatcgtaataaataaagtgtgtgatcatgtctaccttgtttaagctaaaaattgcagacctgagacttgaattggaagaaagggaccTGAGTTCTACTGGAAAAAAGGCTGAGctagtcgaacgtctaaagaacgctcttcaggaagagggtcaagatccagaaacctatttgtttgaaaaCAATAATGCTGCTTTGATTTCGTcaattacatcgttagagaacaaagtttcgacagacattacgtcgttggagagcaaagtttctagtgaaatctcccaagtttcctcggatgttttgaaagtttcgacagacattacatcgttggagaccaaagtttctagtgaaatctcccaagtttcgacagagattacatcgttagagaccaaagtttctagtgaaatctcccaagtttcctcggatgttttgaaagtttctacagacattacatcgctagagaacaaagtctcgacagacattacatcgttagaacaTCGAGTTTCTAGTGATATtttgaaagtttcgggtgatatttcatcccttgaaagcaagatgactgacaagatctctaaagtcacttcggattttgacgacaagatatcgtccataaaatctacttttgaggaaaagatcaaggaattagaaaagaatatggaggaaacggaaaaagcagacaaagggatggaacccatcttaacagacattaaagatgatgaaaccaaatacaaattggagccacagtcgatagttgaagggagtgtaggtcatgctcgtgttaaggtgccaaatttcgacggaaagtcatcatggaacaactacatgaaacagttcgaatctgcggccagagcgaacggatggtccgaaaaagaaaaagctgtaaacctcactattgctcttcgaggcgacgctttggatgtcctccagaccatagccgtagaggagacagatgacttcgagcagctgaagaagagactgaatatgcgatacgggcacgaacatttagagcatgtctatcagtcgcagtttaaaaatcgaagacaaaagaaagatgaagctcttcaagaatacgaggtcgatattgccaggttggtacgatatgcatatccaacagc is from Diabrotica virgifera virgifera chromosome 9, PGI_DIABVI_V3a and encodes:
- the LOC126892811 gene encoding uncharacterized protein LOC126892811 — protein: MDNLENNLPGTPPTPPPVLSPQANSPGSNNNNVNPNPNDNMVNLVNSLLQQNAQMLQMLQLQNSMSTISNPVPNFNIMPDLSKTIEKFNGEGDSSQAAVWLKQIESTAVLHNWPDAFIYQTAKSNLEGAAKFWFIGLNEEITDWSKFKTAFRKTFLFSQNKTDLWRKMQECTQNQNENVSIYFHMKVSLCKSLELPFEETKEQIAIGLWSKELSNFIMSKEHCDEDTLYQDIVSYERIVSARKCRISDRREKPNAKENYNTKREHSKYDLPRIPTFKNNPATRSKAIRCFNCNVIGHSAVQCTQPARQKGSCYTCGAMDHQRNNCPKNEFRMNPPKVKVESNTALFVEQHNASGYMLPICLLKDKISIYIDSIVDSGSAISLITLDTVKSFNFEFSDIPEKTFQGINQSKLEILGSVLFKMKVNDILIDLLIYVVPNETIPYKCLLGRDFMQNDKLTISFSGNKVEISSKDIENTNIDNDILHIDYVDKNEINIDINPNLNNLDRQKLVDIFMTDYVNPERPNEPMTKCEMKIVVDPNHVPFYYKPHEIVQNDNLEVAFQQAFHDRNGTLLAATT